The Corynebacterium marinum DSM 44953 genome contains the following window.
GGAATGGGGTGCGAATGTGTGGCGCCGGATGCCCCGGCGGAGGATAATCAGGTCATCCCCTTTCAACTCGGCCGGTATAACCTGTGGAAGCCGCGCGGGCTTCGGCCACGTATCCCAAGGCGGTGCCTGCATGTCCCAGGTCCTGGAAGTTCGCCGAGCGCCCGCATCAGAGGTGATCCCCCTGGTGCTGGCGTTGCTGGTGGCGGTGTTCGCCTTCCAGCTCAACGCTTCGATGCTGTCCCCCGCGCTGGCCACGATGGAACGCGAACTGGCGGCCACGTCCGCCCAGATCGGGCTGACCCAGACCGCCTTCTTCACGGCGGCGGCCCTGTTCTCCCTGTTCCTGCCGCGGTGGGGCGACCTGGTGGGCCGCCGGAAAGTCCTGGTCGGGATGATGGCGCTGACCGCCGTCGGCTGTGTGGTGTCGGCCCTCGCGCCGAACGCGACGATCCTTTTCCTCGGCCGCGTGATCCAGGGCGTCGCAGGTCCGACCGTCCCCCTGACCCTGATCATGCTGCGCCAGCAGATCCCCAACGAGAAGCAGTACGGGCTGCTCATGGGCATCATCACCTCCGTCAACGGCGGCATCGGCGGCGTTGACGCTCTGCTCGGCGGCTGGCTGGCGGGCAACTTCGGTTTCCGTTCCATCTTCTGGGTCATGGCTGGGGTGTGCGTGGTCTCCGTGGTGACTGTGCAGCTCTTCACGCGTGAGTCCACCGCGGAGATCACCCCGCCCATGGACTGGAAGGGGGTGGCGCCGCTGGCGATCGCCATCGGAGCGCTGCTCACCGCCTTCAATGAGGCGGGCAAGCTGGGCGACGCCAACTGGCTGCTTTTCGGTGTGCTCGTTGCCGTGGGCGCGGCCGGGATCGTCGCCTTCTGGAACATCGAGAAGCGGCAGAAACACCCCCTGGTGACGGTGGAGTACATGAAGCAGCGCCGCACCTGGACGCTGCTGTTGACCACCCTGCTCACCATGACCGGCGTCTTTGCCGTGATGAACGGCCTCATCCCTAACCTCGGGCAGGACGTGGAGAACGGTGCCGGCCTGAGCGCGGATGTGGTGTCCTGGTACACCCTGACCCCGTACGCGCTGGCAGGCCTGGTGATGGGGCCGGTAGCCGGAACCCTGGCCGCCAAGCTCGGCTACAAACGCATCCTGCAGATCGGCCTGCTCGGCAGCACTCTCGGCCTGCTCGCCGCGATCTTCATCGCCGACGGCCCCAACCGCTGGGTCCTGCTGGCCATCTCGCTGTTCATCGGCGTCACCTACGCCGGTATCGCCAACATCATGCTCAACGGCCTGGGGGTGGTCCTCAGCCCCGCGGACAACCAGGGCTACCTACCCGGCATGAACGCCGGCGCCTTCAACCTCGGTGCAGGCATCAGCTTCGCCATTCTCTTCGCGGTGGCCACCATCTTCGCCGACAGCGGCGGCGGTTACGCCGCGGGCATCACCGCCGGAGCGGTGATCGTGGGCCTGGCCTTCCTCTGCTCCTTCCTGATCCCAGACCCCGAGAGCATCACCGACACCCTCGCAGCCAAGGCGAAGGCCACCGCTGCTGCGGCCGCCACCCGACCCGTCTCACCCAAGGAGTAACACCTCATGGCACGAAAGATCATCCTCGACTGCGATCCCGGCCACGACGACGCCGTCGCCATCCTGCTGGCCGCCGGCAACCCCGGGATCGAGCTGCTCGGCATCACCACCATCGGCGGCAACCAGACGCTGGAGAAGGTCACCTTCAACGCCCGGCAGGTGTGCACCGTCGCCGGGCTGGCGGACGTTCCGCTCCACGCCGGGACGACCCGGCCGCTGGTGCGCCCGGTGGAGGTAGCCGAAGGCATCCACGGCGACACCGGCATGGAGATCCACGACTATGAACTCCCCCAGCCCACCGTCGGGGTAGCCGAGGGCCATGCGGTGGATTTCATCATCGACACGGTGATGGCCCACGAACCGGGCACCGTCACCCTGGTGCCCACCGGCCCTCTGACCAACATCGCCCTCGCCGTCCGGAAAGAACCGCGCATCGTCGAGCGGGTGGCGGAGATCGTGCTCATGGGCGGCGGATACCACGTGGGCAACTGGTCCGCGGTCGCCGAATTCAACATCAAGATCGACCCCGAGGCCGCCCACATCGTCTTCAACGAGCCATGGCCCGTGACGATGGTCGGCCTGGACCTGACCCACCAGGCCCTGGCCACCGACGAGATCGAGGCGGAGATCAAGGCGCTGGGCACCGACCTCGCCGACTTCGTGGTCGCCCTGTTCGGGGCGTTCCGCAAGAACTACCAGGACGCCCAGGGCTTCGAGCATCCGCCGGTGCACGACCCGTGCGCGGTGGCCTATCTGATCGACCCCTCGGTGGTCTCCGTGCGGAAGGTGCCGGTGGACATCGAACTCACCGGCACTCTGACCCTCGGGATGACGGTGGCGGATTTCCGCGACCCGGCACCGGAGGACTGCCACACTCAGGTGGCGGTGGACCTCGACCACCGGAAGTTCTGGGACCTCGTCATCGACGCGATCCGGGCAGTCTCCAAGTAACCCCGCCCGAGGGCCCCGCCTGAAGGTGCCCGCCCGCAGGCGGGCACCCGGCCGGTCTAATGCTTGCTGAACGCCAGACGGGCCATCCGCAGGTTGTTGGCCACGAAACGGGTGAACTGGTACGGGATGTTGCGCCGGGAACGCAGGGTCGCCTCCGTCGGCAGGGGAGCCTTGCTGAAGTCGGAGACCGGCAGCTGCGGGTTCCGCTCGAGATCTGGAATGGTGCTCATGGTTGTCCCTTCTTATTCCGGGATGAGATGCCAGCCGGGCAACGCCTTGGCCTTGTAGATGAACATGTAGTGCAGCGCCAGCTTGGTCCAGTGCCCGGACAATCCGATCTCGCCGCGGGTGTACCTGAGGTCCCGGCCGGTGGGGAAACGCTCCTTGTCCGGCACGACCGGCACCATGACCATGGCGGCGGCCGAACCCGTGCGCAGGTCTGCGCCGGCGGACGCCACGCAGGCCGCGCCGAGTTTCGCCAGCGACGCCTCGTGGGGTTTCGCCTGGTCCCCCAGCCGGATCCGGTCGAGGATCGTCAGTGCGACGGCCTTGCCCATCTCGCCGGAGGGCTGGCCCGTGCGCGGGGGCGACGGGGTGATGACGGTTCCGTTCGCGGACTTCCTCGGCGTGGAGATCTGGTGCGGCGGCGCGAAAGCGATGCCCACCGCCCAGATGTTGTCCCGGCCGGGCACCTGGTACGTCGACGGCCAGTCGGCGGCCCGCCATTGGTCGTAGGGCTTGCCGGAGTAGTCGGCGTCCACCTTCATCAGGCCGTTGGGGGCGAACATCGTGTCGCTGATGTCCGTGCCGTCCGGGGCGAAGGCCTTGAGCCCGACGCCGCCGAAGGGCGGCAGCAGCATGGCGAAATCGAAATTGAGGGTGTGATGCTTGCCGTCGAGGGTCTCGAAGTGGACGGCCCCGGGCTCCACCTTCTCCACGTGAGCGCCGACGATGGCCTCGACCCCGCGCTCCCGGAACAGGGATTCGGTCCACAGTTTCGAGGTTGTCTCGTAACCGCTCTGTTTGAACACCATGCCGCCGACCCCGAAGTCGCCGAGGTCGGCCTCGTTGGTGAGGTAGATCAGCCGGGCCTTGTCCCGGACGCCGGCGGCGCGCAGCTCGTGGTCGACGTTGAACACGTACTCGAACGCGGCGCCCTCGCACGTGCAGATACCGTGCCCCATGCCGACCACCAGGGTGCGCTCGGCTCCCTGCTTCATTTCCTCGATGACGCGCTTGAGTTCCTCGGCCGTGTGGACCGCGTGGTCCGCGGTGCACACCGACAGGGAGTTGCCTTCCGGGCCGAGGCCCGGGGTCATGCCGAACTTCAGCTGCGGGCCGGTGGCGTTGATCAGGAAGTCGTAGCGGATCCGCTGCGTCTGCCCCGCGCGGCCCGGTTCGGTGAACTCGATGTCCACTCCCGGGCGCTGATCGGTCTCGTCGCCGTCCGGCCAGATGGCGGTCGCTTTCGCCTGGTGGAAGGTCACCCCGAGCCGGCGGTAGACGGGTGCCAGCTTGAACAGCACCTTCTTCGCTTTCATCCGGCCGACCCCGACCCAGATGTTGCTGGGAATCCAGTTCCAGTCGGCGTTCGGGGAGACGACCGTGATGGTGGAGCCGGGGGGAAGTTTCCGGCTGAGATGGAGGGCCGCGGTGTGCCCGGAGATACCCGCGCCCAGGATGACAATGTCCGCCATGATGGCTCCTGTCGGTGAAGCTGGGAAGTAGAAGTGTCTCTACCGTCAGCATATGCCCGCAGGGGTATCAAAGGGAGGCGTTCGCTTGTCACAGTTCGGTCCCGGGAAAAACGGCCGCCCCTCCGGCGCTGTGCGCGGGAGGGGCGGGGACGTCGAGAAGCGGCGGACTACTTCTTCATCGAGCCGGTCTCGAGGAGACGCTCGTGGAAGGACAGCGCGGTCGCGAGGTCGTGCGGGGTGTGGTGGAACTTGGACTTGTTCGCGCGCTCGACGTACTCCTCGAGCAGCGGACGGTAGTCCGGGTGCGCCACGGCGATCATCTTGGCGACGCGGTCGCGCGGAGCCAGGCCGCGCAGGTCGGCGACACCGTACTCGGTGATGACGACCATGGCGTCATGCTCGGTGTGATCGATGTGGGAGGCGAAGGGGACGACGGCGGAGATTGCGCCACCCTTGGCGTCCGACGGTGAGATGAAGGTGGAGATGCGGGCGTTGCGGGTGAAGTCGCCGGAACCGCCGATGCCGTTCATGATGCGCTGGCCGGCGACGTGGGTGGAGTTGATGTTGCCGTAGATGTCGGCCTCGATCATGCCGTTGGAGGAGATCAGGCCCACGCGGCGGATGACCTCCGGGTGGTTGGACACCTGCAGCGGGCGGGTGATGATGTGCTTGCGGTAGCGCTTGGCCTCCGCGTTCATCTTCTCCGCGTACTCCGGGGACAGCGAGAAGGAGGTGGCGGACGCGACGGTCATCTTGCCGGCGTCGATCAGGTCGACCATGCCGTCCTGGATGACCTCAGTGTATGCCTCGATGTTCTCGAACTTGGAGTCCAGCAGGCCTGCCATCACGGCGTTCGGGACGTTGCCCACGCCGGACTGCATGACGTAGTTGTCGTACGCCAGGCGGCCGCCCTGGACCTCGCCCTCCAGGAAGTCGAGGAAGTAGCCGGCGATCTTCTGGGACTGCTCGTCCACCGGCTTGAAGGGGGCGTTGCGGTCCGGGGCGTCGGTCTCGACGACGGCGACGACCTTGGTCACGTCGATGTCGATGTAGGTGTTGCCGATACGGTCGCCGGTGTGGACGATCGGGATCGGCGTACGGTTCGGCAGGTGACCGATGCGGTGGATGTCGGCCATGCCCTCAAGGTCGAGGGACTGCCAGGAGTTAACCTCGATGATGATCTTCTCGGCCGCGTCCAGGTAATCGACGTTGTTACCGACGCCGGAGGACGGGATCAGGTGCCCCTCCTCGGTGATGCGGGTGACCTCGACGATGGCGACGTCCATCTTGCCGTAGAAGCCGTGCTCCACGTACTGGCCGGAGTGGGACAGGTGGATGTCCTGGTACTTCATCTCGCCGGCGTTGATGGCGTTACGCATGATCGGGTCGGACTGGTAGGGCATGCGGTAGTTGATCGCGCCGGCCTCGGCCATGACGCCGTCACAGTCCGGTGCGGTGGAGGCGCCGGTGAAGACGTCGATCTTGTAGGAGTCGCCCTTCGCCTGCGCTTCCTTGGCGCGGTTGGCGATCGCGGTCGGCAGCGCCTTCGGGTAGGCGGCGCCGGTGAAGCCGGACATGCCGACCTTGTCGCCGTTGTCGATGAGCTGGGCTGCCTCATCGGCGGACATGACCTTGCCGCGCAGAAGTGCGTTGGCGATCCGATCGGACATGAAGTACCTCCTGATTATCGGGCCACCACATGGGTGTGTCCCGCAGTGTCTGAATGCGTAGTTCGGCTGGCTCCAACCTCGACTGTCGGTGTCGGATCGGTTACATCCAAGCCATCTAGTTACGGTGACCACATTAGCGGATCTCGCGTGCCCCCGCGGAAATGTGTGTACCTGTGTTAATGCTACGTCACCAGCTGCGGGAATCGCCGGAGGTCGCCCGCCGCAGTTTGGGCGCAACCACCCCCACGGGGGAGAATGAGGGGGTGACTGTGAAGATCGGATCCCTGACGCTCAATTCCCCTGTGGTGCTCGCCCCGATGGCAGGCGTGACCAACGTGGCGTTCCGCACCCTGTGCCGCGAGCAGGAGATCGAGAAGACGGGCACCGTCTCCGGCCTCTACGTCTGCGAGATGATCACTGCCCGCGCACTGGTCGAGCGCAACGAGAAGACCCTCCACATGACCACCTTCGCCCCGGACGAGAACCCGCGCAGCATGCAGCTGTACACCACGGACCCGGAGTACACGTACAAGGCGGCGAAGATGATCGTCGACGAGAACCTGGCCGACCACATCGACATGAACTTCGGCTGCCCCGTCCCGAAGGTGACCCGCAAGGGCGGCGGCTCTGCCATCCCCTACAAGCGCCGCTTATTCGGAAACATCGTCGCCGCAGCGGTGAAGGCCACCGAGGGCACCGACATCCCCGTGACCGTCAAATTCCGCGTCGGCATTGACGACGAGCACCATACCCATCTCGACGCCGGGCGCATCGCCGTCGACGAGGGTGCGGCCGCCGTCGCGCTGCACGCCCGCACCGCCGCGCAGCGTTACTCGGGCGACGCCGACTGGTCGGAGATCGCCCGGCTGGTCGAGCACCTCGACGGCTCCGGCATCCCCGTGCTGGGCAACGGCGACATCTTCGCCGCCGGCGACGCCCGCCGGATGATGGACGCCACAGGCTGCGACGGCGTCGTCGTCGGCCGAGGCTGCCTGGGCCGACCGTGGCTCTTCGCCGAACTCTCGGCCGAACTGCGGGGCGAGGCACTTCCCCCGGCTCCGAACC
Protein-coding sequences here:
- a CDS encoding MFS transporter; the protein is MSQVLEVRRAPASEVIPLVLALLVAVFAFQLNASMLSPALATMERELAATSAQIGLTQTAFFTAAALFSLFLPRWGDLVGRRKVLVGMMALTAVGCVVSALAPNATILFLGRVIQGVAGPTVPLTLIMLRQQIPNEKQYGLLMGIITSVNGGIGGVDALLGGWLAGNFGFRSIFWVMAGVCVVSVVTVQLFTRESTAEITPPMDWKGVAPLAIAIGALLTAFNEAGKLGDANWLLFGVLVAVGAAGIVAFWNIEKRQKHPLVTVEYMKQRRTWTLLLTTLLTMTGVFAVMNGLIPNLGQDVENGAGLSADVVSWYTLTPYALAGLVMGPVAGTLAAKLGYKRILQIGLLGSTLGLLAAIFIADGPNRWVLLAISLFIGVTYAGIANIMLNGLGVVLSPADNQGYLPGMNAGAFNLGAGISFAILFAVATIFADSGGGYAAGITAGAVIVGLAFLCSFLIPDPESITDTLAAKAKATAAAAATRPVSPKE
- a CDS encoding nucleoside hydrolase, which codes for MARKIILDCDPGHDDAVAILLAAGNPGIELLGITTIGGNQTLEKVTFNARQVCTVAGLADVPLHAGTTRPLVRPVEVAEGIHGDTGMEIHDYELPQPTVGVAEGHAVDFIIDTVMAHEPGTVTLVPTGPLTNIALAVRKEPRIVERVAEIVLMGGGYHVGNWSAVAEFNIKIDPEAAHIVFNEPWPVTMVGLDLTHQALATDEIEAEIKALGTDLADFVVALFGAFRKNYQDAQGFEHPPVHDPCAVAYLIDPSVVSVRKVPVDIELTGTLTLGMTVADFRDPAPEDCHTQVAVDLDHRKFWDLVIDAIRAVSK
- a CDS encoding NAD(P)/FAD-dependent oxidoreductase, producing the protein MADIVILGAGISGHTAALHLSRKLPPGSTITVVSPNADWNWIPSNIWVGVGRMKAKKVLFKLAPVYRRLGVTFHQAKATAIWPDGDETDQRPGVDIEFTEPGRAGQTQRIRYDFLINATGPQLKFGMTPGLGPEGNSLSVCTADHAVHTAEELKRVIEEMKQGAERTLVVGMGHGICTCEGAAFEYVFNVDHELRAAGVRDKARLIYLTNEADLGDFGVGGMVFKQSGYETTSKLWTESLFRERGVEAIVGAHVEKVEPGAVHFETLDGKHHTLNFDFAMLLPPFGGVGLKAFAPDGTDISDTMFAPNGLMKVDADYSGKPYDQWRAADWPSTYQVPGRDNIWAVGIAFAPPHQISTPRKSANGTVITPSPPRTGQPSGEMGKAVALTILDRIRLGDQAKPHEASLAKLGAACVASAGADLRTGSAAAMVMVPVVPDKERFPTGRDLRYTRGEIGLSGHWTKLALHYMFIYKAKALPGWHLIPE
- a CDS encoding acetyl-CoA hydrolase/transferase family protein, with translation MSDRIANALLRGKVMSADEAAQLIDNGDKVGMSGFTGAAYPKALPTAIANRAKEAQAKGDSYKIDVFTGASTAPDCDGVMAEAGAINYRMPYQSDPIMRNAINAGEMKYQDIHLSHSGQYVEHGFYGKMDVAIVEVTRITEEGHLIPSSGVGNNVDYLDAAEKIIIEVNSWQSLDLEGMADIHRIGHLPNRTPIPIVHTGDRIGNTYIDIDVTKVVAVVETDAPDRNAPFKPVDEQSQKIAGYFLDFLEGEVQGGRLAYDNYVMQSGVGNVPNAVMAGLLDSKFENIEAYTEVIQDGMVDLIDAGKMTVASATSFSLSPEYAEKMNAEAKRYRKHIITRPLQVSNHPEVIRRVGLISSNGMIEADIYGNINSTHVAGQRIMNGIGGSGDFTRNARISTFISPSDAKGGAISAVVPFASHIDHTEHDAMVVITEYGVADLRGLAPRDRVAKMIAVAHPDYRPLLEEYVERANKSKFHHTPHDLATALSFHERLLETGSMKK
- the dusB gene encoding tRNA dihydrouridine synthase DusB, encoding MTVKIGSLTLNSPVVLAPMAGVTNVAFRTLCREQEIEKTGTVSGLYVCEMITARALVERNEKTLHMTTFAPDENPRSMQLYTTDPEYTYKAAKMIVDENLADHIDMNFGCPVPKVTRKGGGSAIPYKRRLFGNIVAAAVKATEGTDIPVTVKFRVGIDDEHHTHLDAGRIAVDEGAAAVALHARTAAQRYSGDADWSEIARLVEHLDGSGIPVLGNGDIFAAGDARRMMDATGCDGVVVGRGCLGRPWLFAELSAELRGEALPPAPNLGEVTRIIVRHAELLAEHDGEAHASRDLRKHMGWYLRGFPVGGELRANLARISSLAELREQLTPWADSELTAEDSDGARGRQGSPSKVALPEGWLDDPEDATVPVGAEIMHSGG